The DNA region GAACGCGTCCAGCCGAAAGCCCCTTTCGCACTTTGCGCCAAAGGAACGGGCTGAGCTTATAGCCAACGATCCGGTCCAGGATACGGCGGGCCTGCTGCGCATCGACCAGTTTTTCATCGATCTCGCGCGGATGATCCATGCCGTATCTCACGCCGGTTTTGGTGATCTCGTTAAAGGTCACGCGGTTCGGCTCGTGCAGATCCACGCCGAGCATCTGCGCCAGGTGCCAGGAAATCGCCTCCCCTTCGCGGTCAGGGTCGGTCGCGAGGTAGATGGTTTCGCTCTTTTTAGCTTTCTTTTTGAGATCCTTGATGAGGTCCTCCTTGCCTTTGATATCGACATAGATCGGCGAGAACTCATGCTCGACATCCACGCCGAGCTTGCTTTTGGGCAGGTCGCGCACATGTCCCATTGAGGCAACGACATCGAAATCCTTGCCCAGATATTTTTTGATTGTCTTGGCCTTTGCAGGCGACTCGACAATTACGAGGTTTGACAAACAAAACCATTCCTTTCTGGAGAATCATTCTCTTTATCCGCATGCGTTAATTCGCAGTTGCTTTCAATCTGATTCCGGCTCCCGGATCACATACCGTTTGCCGGGCAGGACTTTTACAAGATCCTGCAGTTCAAGCTCGGTGAGCGCCACCATGCACTCCATCGCGGAAAATCCCGTCCGGCCGACGATCCAGTCGCCATCCGCCGGCTCCCGCCCAAGCAGCTCATAGATCCGCTGCGCCGGCATGGACACCGCACGCGCGTCGAGCTCCGCTTTTACAATCCGTTTTACCGGCGCGGCAGCTTCCTGCGCCACCATCAGGAATTCCTCCCGGCCGCTCCCGGCCGGACGCGCAATTTTGCGTGGAAAATTTACCTGCTGGGTCTGCATCGGCGCTGAAACAGCGCGCAGCCGCCGCACAATCGATTTGGGGTCCATCTTCTCAGGGAATTTGTTTATATATTCCTCTAAAATGCTGTAAACATTCACGACAATCTTCGCGCCATCCTTGATCAGCCGGTTACAGCCGGTCATCTTCGCATCGAAGATCCCGCCCGGCACGGCGAACACGTCCCGGTTCTGCCGCAGCGCATGATTCGCGGTGATGAGCGCTCCGCTCTGTTCGGGTGCCTGCACAACCACCACACCGGATGCGATCCCGGAGAGCAGGCGGTTGCGGATGTGGAAATTATATCTGCGCGGCGCTTCCCCAAACGGGAATTCGGAGATCAATACACCGCCATTCTCTAGGATGCTTCGTTTCAGTCCGTGGCTCGCCTGCGGATAATCGATATCCATCCCGCAGGCAAGCAGCCCGATCGTCCTGCCCTGTGCGCGAAGCGCCCCTTCATGGCATGCACAGTCGATTCCGACCGCCAGACCGCTTGCGATCGTGCATCCGGCGACCGCAAGGTCGTAGGAAAGCTTTGCGGCACAGGTTTCGCCGTATTGGTCGCTTTCCCGTGTACCGACCATCGTAATGACAAGTTCCCCGTCGATTCCCGAAAGGTCGCCGCGTACATATAATACACACGGCATGCAGTCGATATTTGTCAGATTGGAGGGATAGTCCGGATGATCCGGTGTAATGACGGCACACTGGTGCTTTTTCGCCCGCAGCAGGTTCTCTTTCGCATGCTCCAGCGTAGTCGCTTTGATCTTTTCGATCTCCTTTGGCGCGAAAATTCCAGTCGCGGAAAGCTCGCGCGCGCTCATGCGGTATAGGGCTTCGGGCGAACCGATTTCGCGGATCACACGATCCGCTTTGACATTGCCGATCCCCAGCGCTTCCTGCAGCCAGATCCAGTAAATGCGGTCAGCCATGCTCGGCCCCTCCTGTCATATCTTTTCCCTGTTGTCCTGATCGCTAGATCAAAGCCGGTCCCGGGTCATCTCCCAGACCAGAATTCCCGCGGCCATTGCCGCATTGAGCGATTCGCTGTCCGGCCGCATCGGAATGATCACCGCCCCGTCGCACTGATCGATCATCTCTTTGGCCAGTCCATTGCCCTCATTTCCGATGACGACGGCACAGCCGCCGGCTAGCTTTGCCTTTGAAACCGGCGCCGCCCCTTCACACAGCGCGGCGGCCCAAACCGGCACCTTCTCCTGCCGCAGCGCCGCGATAATACCGTCAAGATCGCCGCACACCGCAGACGGTACCTTGAACACGCCGCCCATCGACGCGCGCAGCACCTTGAGGCTGTACAGATCCGGGCAGTCGTCCGAAAGAAATACCCCGTCCACCCCAAAGGCGGCGGCGGTACGCAGGATCGTGCCGAGGTTTCCGGGATCCTGCAGGGATGAAAGCAGGAGAAATTTACCGTTACTGCCTATTTTAACAGGTTGCGTTTGGTTGTCAAGCATCGAAAATACGCCGAATACCCCCTGCGGGCTCGGTGACTGAGCCAGCTTCGCAGCCACCGAAGATGAAATTCCAACCAGCTCCAGGCCTTTTTCCGCAAGCTTCGTCAACACATCATATCGCTTGAACGCCTCTTCGGTGACATACGCCGCCCGCGGCGTACAGCCCGCATTGAACGCCTCCGCTGTGAGCTTGACCCCTTCGGTGACGAAACGCCCGGTTTCCCGGCGCGCCTTGCGCGAACCGGCCAGCCGCACATATTCCTTGACCGCGGGATTCTCCCGCGAAGTGATTTCCCGCAGCACCATGTGGCAAAATCCTCCTTTTATCAGAAAGGGATAAAATTACAAATACGCCCGCAGTCAATGACGCGGGCGTATACTGCAAGATTATTAAAGGGCTGCTTTCGCCTTTTCGCACAGGGCAGTGAACGCGGCCGCATCGTTGATGGCGATCTCGGAGAGCATCTTTCTGTTGAGATCGACACCGGCCTTGTTAAGGCCGTTCATCAGCGTGCTGTAGTTCATGCCGTTGATGCGAGCGGCGGCGGAAATGCGGGTGATCCACAGGCGGCGGAAATCACGCTTTTTCTGTTTTCTGCCGATGAAAGCGTAGTTTCCGGATTTCATGACCTGCTGTTTGGCCATTTTAAAGAGCTTGCTCTTAGCGCCAAAATAACCTTTGGCAAGCTTCAGAGTCTTTTTTCTTCTTTTGCGCGTCATCATTGCGCCCTTAACACGAGCCATATCTATTTACCTCCGTTATTTTTCCGATTATTTGTAAGGAATGAGCAGTTTAATGGTCGGAGCATTGGTCTTGTCCGCGTAGGTGCCCTGGCGCAGACGGCGGCCTCTCTTGGTGTCCTTCTTGGTCAGGATATGGGACTTGTAAGCACGGGCGCGCTTTACTTTACCATTTTTGGTGAGTCCGAAGCGCTTTTTTGCGCCGGTATGAGTCTTCAGCTTAGGCATTTTTGTTTCCTCCCTTAATATTGGTGGCCGGCTTTGGCGAAATAAACATAACCATGCTGCGGCCTTCCATCTTGGGCTGTTTTTCCACGTTGCCCACGGCAGCCACGGCGTCGGTAAACCGCTGCATAATGTTCGTGCCCAGCTCGGGATGCGCCATCTCACGGCCTCTGAAACGCAAAGCAGCTTTCACCTTGTCCCCGCCCTCAAGGAACTTGATGGCACGGTTGACTTTTGTGTTAAAATCGTTGGTATCGATGTTCAACGAGAGCCTGATCTCCTTGATTTCAATGACCTTCTGATTTTTTCTTGCTTCTTTTTCGCGTTTGGCCTGCTCGAATTTATACTTGCCGTAGTCCATGATCTTGCAGACCGGCGGGGCCGCCTGAGGAGCAATTTTCACCAGGTCAAGGTTCTTTTCAATCGCCATGTTCTGCGCCACCGCCAGGGAAACGATTCCCAGCTGCTCGCCCTCCGTGCCGACCAGACGAACTTCTTTGTCCCTAATCTCCTCATTGATGAGCAAATCCTTAGTGCTAATGCGAAACACCTCCAAAGCCTTTCTTACAAAATAAAACTGAGCGCAGGCAAAATCCACCCACGCTCATTGTCACACAATTACCCTCATCGGGAAAACCGTATTGACCAGCCGGCACATCACCGGCGAGGTGAGAACAGAATCTGCTCTGCTTTGTTTACTAAAGGATTGTATCATAGAATTTCTTCGCTGTCAACACCCTGTTTTTTGAAATCGAGCCGGATCTCCCGCCCGAGCGCGAACGAATAGAGCACGCATTCCTTCACCGGCACGCCCAGGCTTTCCCCGAGCACCCTGCGGTAAAGGTCCAGCTGCCCATAATACCGGTCGATGAGTTCCTGTGGCTCCTTCACATAATCGCTCTTATAGTCGACGATCACCGCCTGCCCGCCCTCAATAAAAACACAGTCGGCCACGCCCTGGATGGCGGTCCTGCTGTCACCGTCGAAAAGGCCGGTGTAGTCCCCAAGTGTCTCCTCGCCGACTTCCGCCAGAAAGCGCAGCTCACGGTAGACCTTCTCCGCCGTGAAAATCCGCCCGGCCAGCGTCCCGGAAAAGAACCGGTTCAGCTTGCCCGCATCGACCGCATCGGCTTCCTGCCGGGTGAGATATCCATTCTCCACCATCCGTTCAATCTCCGCAGGCGCGTCCTTCGCAGCTGCGGCGTAATCGGCGAACTGCATAAACTTATGCAGCGCATTTCCCATCTGCGCGCCGGTAAGTCCCGACGCCGACAAAAAGGCCGGGCGCCGGGCGAAGCGGTAAGCTTTGGCCATTTCGCCTTTGGAAATCTGTGAAACCGCCATCTTGGTCGGGATTCTCGTCTGCGCCTCAAACGGATACCGGTACGCAATCCGCTCCTTCAGCAGGGTAAGCAGCCGCGGGTCAGGGGCGGCCTGCCCCGCCTCATCCGCTTTTGCTTCCTGATCCGGGTCGTCCAGCACCGGCACGATCCGCAGGTTCAGCTGGCTTTCATCCGGCGCTGTCTGCACGTCCACGCCGATTTCAGCAAGCGCGGGCAAAAGGTCCTGATGGTGTATCGCCGCCATCAGGAGCCAGTCGAGATAGCTCGACGCGGCCCGCACCTGATAAGGCGAAAGCCTGCCGTCCGCTTCGAGCGGCGCGCAGTACCCCGCAAGCTTTTCCTCTGCCTTCGTAACCGTCCCGGTGATGTACAGCCGTTCCTTCGCCCGGGTGAGCGCCACATAGAGCACCCGAAGCTCCTCCGAAAGGGATGAACGTTCAATCTCAAGCCGCAGCGCCTGCATCGGTACCGTGGTAAACTGCTTCATCAGCTCGAAGTCACGGCGTACACAGGCAAAACCCAGCCGCGAATGCAGCAGGGTATTCCCATAGAGATCCTCCTTATTAAAACGTTTTGCACTGTCGCAGAGGAATACCACCGGAAATTCCAGCCCTTTCGAACGATGGATGCTCATAATCCGCACCACATCCGCCTGCTCGGAAAGGCTCGCGGCCGGAGCAAGGTCACTTTTCCGCTCGAGCAGCTGGTCAAGGAACCGCACAAAGCCCGGAAGGCCCTTATAGCCGCTCGCGTGGTAATCGCAGGCGTACTGCACAAGCAGCAGCAGGTTCGCGCGGCGGGTTTCGCCCAAACGCATCACCTGTACCTTGCCAAGGTAATCGGTCAGCTCATAAATCTTGCGGATCACCTGGTCGGCGGTCGCGCCAGCGGCAAATTGCCGCAGGCGGGCAAGCGTTTCAAGAAACGCCACGCAGTGCAGGTCTCCTTCGCCGGCGCGCGCGGCAAGCGCCAGATAGAGCGGCCCGCGCCTTTTCGCAAGGCGCAGAGCGGCCATTTCGTCCGCTGTAAAACCGAACAGCGCCGACATCATTACAGCGGCCAGGTCAATATCCAAAAGCGGATTGTCAATCACCCGCAAAAGCGAAATCACCGGTGCGATTTCCTTTGTGGTCAGGTAACCGCTCTTTGGTTCCGACCAGACCGGAACACCAAGCTTCGTAAGCGCGTCAAAATAGGTCTGCGCCTTGCCGGACGGCGACCGCATCAGGATACAGATGTCTCCGGGCCGGACTTTCCGCAGCCCGCTGCCGTCCGAGACAAGCGTCCCGGCCTCCAAAAGCCCTGCGATCCGTTCGGCCACGTAGCCCGCCTCTACCGCCGATTTATCGCGCTCCCCAGCATATTCGCCGACATCGAGCAGCTCGAGTGACACGCCTTCCTGGACGCCCGGCGGAAATACCGCACCCGGGACAAGCGCTTCTTCATCAGTATAATCAAGTTCACCGATTTTTTCGCTCATCAGCAGCCGGAAAAAGAAGTTGATCCCGCCAATGACCTCCGGCGCGCTGCGGAAATTCTTTCCAAGGGTGATCCGTGCCGGAAAATGCGCACCGTCAAAAGGCGCATAGCGCTTTTTCTTTTCAAGAAACAGCTCCGGCATCGCCTGCCGGAAACGGTAAATGCTCTGCTTGACGTCGCCCACCATGAAAAGGTTTGTTTCATCACGTGAGACGGCACGGAAAATGATTTCCTGCGCCTCGTTGGTATCCTGAAACTCATCGACCAGCACCTCGTCATAAAGCGCCGAAATGTTCTCAGCGAGCGGTGTTTTGGCGTATCCCGCTCCGACCGTGCGCACGAGCAAAGCGATCGCGTACTGTTCCATATCTGAAAAGTCCATCAGGTTGCGCTGGAGCTTTTGCCGTGTGAAATCGTCGTCAAACTCCTTCACGAGATCGAACAGCATTTCCACCATCGGCTTTAGAAATGCGATGTCCTCCGCGAACTCAGCGGCGGTTGCGCAGAACTGCCCCTTCGAAAGCCCGTCGACGATTCCCTTCACCGCCCTGCGCAGGCCCTGGACGCTTCCCTTCTGCGGGCTGTCCCCTTTGAGTGGCCGCAGCTTATCAAAGGTAAAGGCGGCGAGTTTTTCGCAGACGCCGTCCCAGTCGCGCCTTGCCGCGATGGCGGCGGCCTGTTCCAGCTGAAGCAGATCGTGGGAAAATGCATCCAGATAGGCAGCGGCCATCGCTTCGTCTGTGGTGATGATGCCAAGCGCCTGCCGGGTCAGCTGTATCGCGTAATCGAACGCCTCCGCCGTGTAGGAAAGGATCGCCTGACCCCAGATTGAATCAGCCACCCGAACCGACGGGCTGTAATAGCCGAGCTTCTCGTCAAGCCAGTTGCGGTAAAACGGATGCGCCCGCACAAAGTCGTAGAGTGAAAATAAAGTCGAGAAGAGCCTGCTGTCGTCGCGTCCGCTGCTCAACAGCTCGACCAGCTCGGCAAACGCCGCTCCGCGTTCGCTGTGGAACCGTTCGACCGTGCCGCTTGCGCAATCGCGCCGCAGGATTTCAAGCTCCTTTTCGTCCGCTACCCGCAAATTGGGCGAGATACCGAGCAGCTGGAAGTTTTCGCGGATGAGGCTGATACAGAAGGAATGGACCGTCCCAATCTGCGCGCGTCCCAAAAGCAGCTGCTGCCGCAGCAGCTGTTCGTCGTCCGGATGAACGGCAAGCATGTCCGAAACGCGCGCCATGATCCGCTGTTTCATCTCGAGCGCGGCGGCATTCGAAAAGGTCATGACCAGCAGGCGGTCGGCATCGACGGGATGATCTTCGTCGAGCAGCAGCCCCACAACCCGTTCCACCAGCACAGCGGTCTTGCCGCTGCCGGCGGCCGCCGATACCAATACTGTCCCGCCGCGCGCCGAAATTGCATTCTGCTGTTCGGGCGTCCAGCGTTTTTCAGCCATCGGAGTCCTCCTTCCCCATCAGTTCATAGATGCGCTCCTTGTCAATCTCGCAGAGCTTTCGTACCGGGTCCCCCTCCTCATGCCCGCAGACCGCATGATAATCGCACCAGAGGCAGGGCGAATAATCCGACAGTCCGTCGGCTGGTTTGGCGCCGATCTTCCCGCCGTACAGGTCGCTGGAGATTTCAGTGAGCAGCTTTTCAACCTGCCTGCGGATCTGTGCCATCTGCGTGAGGTTCGCAAGCGAGCTGTGTACATCGAAGCTGCCGTCTTTCTTGGCCTTTGCTGGGATGAACACCCCGGCAAGGTCCGGCTCCATCGCGGAGAGGACCTCCCTGTCCTCAATCAGGATGCCGTTCATCTTGAGCCGCTTGAGCTGCTCGGCGCGTATTTCCTCGTCGGAAGCATGCCGCCCGGCCGAAATCACGCTGTCCCGCGCGGGCATGTAGAGCACACCCGCGGGGACCGGTTCCGCCCCGTCCGGCAAAGGATTCTCACAGATTGAAAAAAGGTAGATCAGCATCTGCAGGTTGAGTCCGTAATAGACGTCGGACAGATTGAAGGTCTTGCGGCCGGACTTGTAGTCCACCACCCGCACATATCGTTTCTGCCCGCGCCGCAGAACGTCCACGCGGTCGACGATCCCTTCGACGATCACCTTGGTGCCATCCGCCGCGATC from Anaerotruncus rubiinfantis includes:
- the dprA gene encoding DNA-processing protein DprA gives rise to the protein MADRIYWIWLQEALGIGNVKADRVIREIGSPEALYRMSARELSATGIFAPKEIEKIKATTLEHAKENLLRAKKHQCAVITPDHPDYPSNLTNIDCMPCVLYVRGDLSGIDGELVITMVGTRESDQYGETCAAKLSYDLAVAGCTIASGLAVGIDCACHEGALRAQGRTIGLLACGMDIDYPQASHGLKRSILENGGVLISEFPFGEAPRRYNFHIRNRLLSGIASGVVVVQAPEQSGALITANHALRQNRDVFAVPGGIFDAKMTGCNRLIKDGAKIVVNVYSILEEYINKFPEKMDPKSIVRRLRAVSAPMQTQQVNFPRKIARPAGSGREEFLMVAQEAAAPVKRIVKAELDARAVSMPAQRIYELLGREPADGDWIVGRTGFSAMECMVALTELELQDLVKVLPGKRYVIREPESD
- a CDS encoding TrmH family RNA methyltransferase, whose product is MVLREITSRENPAVKEYVRLAGSRKARRETGRFVTEGVKLTAEAFNAGCTPRAAYVTEEAFKRYDVLTKLAEKGLELVGISSSVAAKLAQSPSPQGVFGVFSMLDNQTQPVKIGSNGKFLLLSSLQDPGNLGTILRTAAAFGVDGVFLSDDCPDLYSLKVLRASMGGVFKVPSAVCGDLDGIIAALRQEKVPVWAAALCEGAAPVSKAKLAGGCAVVIGNEGNGLAKEMIDQCDGAVIIPMRPDSESLNAAMAAGILVWEMTRDRL
- the rplT gene encoding 50S ribosomal protein L20; translated protein: MARVKGAMMTRKRRKKTLKLAKGYFGAKSKLFKMAKQQVMKSGNYAFIGRKQKKRDFRRLWITRISAAARINGMNYSTLMNGLNKAGVDLNRKMLSEIAINDAAAFTALCEKAKAAL
- the rpmI gene encoding 50S ribosomal protein L35, producing MPKLKTHTGAKKRFGLTKNGKVKRARAYKSHILTKKDTKRGRRLRQGTYADKTNAPTIKLLIPYK
- the infC gene encoding translation initiation factor IF-3 produces the protein MDFACAQFYFVRKALEVFRISTKDLLINEEIRDKEVRLVGTEGEQLGIVSLAVAQNMAIEKNLDLVKIAPQAAPPVCKIMDYGKYKFEQAKREKEARKNQKVIEIKEIRLSLNIDTNDFNTKVNRAIKFLEGGDKVKAALRFRGREMAHPELGTNIMQRFTDAVAAVGNVEKQPKMEGRSMVMFISPKPATNIKGGNKNA
- the addA gene encoding helicase-exonuclease AddAB subunit AddA; translated protein: MAEKRWTPEQQNAISARGGTVLVSAAAGSGKTAVLVERVVGLLLDEDHPVDADRLLVMTFSNAAALEMKQRIMARVSDMLAVHPDDEQLLRQQLLLGRAQIGTVHSFCISLIRENFQLLGISPNLRVADEKELEILRRDCASGTVERFHSERGAAFAELVELLSSGRDDSRLFSTLFSLYDFVRAHPFYRNWLDEKLGYYSPSVRVADSIWGQAILSYTAEAFDYAIQLTRQALGIITTDEAMAAAYLDAFSHDLLQLEQAAAIAARRDWDGVCEKLAAFTFDKLRPLKGDSPQKGSVQGLRRAVKGIVDGLSKGQFCATAAEFAEDIAFLKPMVEMLFDLVKEFDDDFTRQKLQRNLMDFSDMEQYAIALLVRTVGAGYAKTPLAENISALYDEVLVDEFQDTNEAQEIIFRAVSRDETNLFMVGDVKQSIYRFRQAMPELFLEKKKRYAPFDGAHFPARITLGKNFRSAPEVIGGINFFFRLLMSEKIGELDYTDEEALVPGAVFPPGVQEGVSLELLDVGEYAGERDKSAVEAGYVAERIAGLLEAGTLVSDGSGLRKVRPGDICILMRSPSGKAQTYFDALTKLGVPVWSEPKSGYLTTKEIAPVISLLRVIDNPLLDIDLAAVMMSALFGFTADEMAALRLAKRRGPLYLALAARAGEGDLHCVAFLETLARLRQFAAGATADQVIRKIYELTDYLGKVQVMRLGETRRANLLLLVQYACDYHASGYKGLPGFVRFLDQLLERKSDLAPAASLSEQADVVRIMSIHRSKGLEFPVVFLCDSAKRFNKEDLYGNTLLHSRLGFACVRRDFELMKQFTTVPMQALRLEIERSSLSEELRVLYVALTRAKERLYITGTVTKAEEKLAGYCAPLEADGRLSPYQVRAASSYLDWLLMAAIHHQDLLPALAEIGVDVQTAPDESQLNLRIVPVLDDPDQEAKADEAGQAAPDPRLLTLLKERIAYRYPFEAQTRIPTKMAVSQISKGEMAKAYRFARRPAFLSASGLTGAQMGNALHKFMQFADYAAAAKDAPAEIERMVENGYLTRQEADAVDAGKLNRFFSGTLAGRIFTAEKVYRELRFLAEVGEETLGDYTGLFDGDSRTAIQGVADCVFIEGGQAVIVDYKSDYVKEPQELIDRYYGQLDLYRRVLGESLGVPVKECVLYSFALGREIRLDFKKQGVDSEEIL